Proteins encoded together in one Pantoea sp. At-9b window:
- a CDS encoding acetyl-CoA carboxylase biotin carboxylase subunit family protein, which translates to MKKAIIFIHPWMWAEDAFEACRRKDYCILAVLTTFETLRIDTHWLTQHADYLIQSGGDANKDVFNINRLLRGHNAEAACVVNGLDAALSYADAISRLLNLAPLATKAEIFLNKHTFNTYLSSRGLSVIPGIEITSLTDVQGKKALLEGIGYPLVAKPSEDTAAMADVRVLYSANELMDYLRKTLGKKNTYYPDRDIARISVQQYIPATSREFFIDFLTIDGRHCLVGAGEYLYDENRTLKGIEIYDADSPALPDNVIRYVSDILNASGMLNGFTHNEVFLTKENAVLLVESNPRHCGQPSSTLYKVIYGRHRMDLLLDAIEGVSPSEKEGIVRKGPLARALHLYNFSTERPDTINSDGIVSEMRILSFKGRERDRLPADFYRTPDRINQISAIVMLVNPSDTQLLIDSNTLRDRETAGTLFIRSRQSTCQGCCADCQTRNR; encoded by the coding sequence ATGAAAAAAGCCATTATTTTTATTCATCCCTGGATGTGGGCCGAAGATGCTTTTGAGGCCTGTCGCCGCAAAGATTATTGCATCCTGGCAGTGCTTACCACTTTTGAAACTCTACGTATTGATACTCACTGGCTCACCCAACACGCTGACTATCTGATTCAGTCTGGAGGCGACGCAAATAAAGATGTATTTAATATCAATAGGTTGCTTCGCGGACACAACGCTGAAGCAGCCTGTGTCGTAAACGGTCTGGATGCCGCATTAAGTTATGCGGATGCTATCAGCCGTTTGCTGAACCTGGCCCCCCTGGCGACAAAAGCTGAGATTTTTTTAAACAAACATACTTTTAATACCTACCTCAGTTCACGAGGGTTGTCTGTCATTCCGGGTATAGAAATAACGTCACTCACCGACGTCCAGGGGAAAAAAGCGTTACTTGAGGGAATTGGTTATCCATTAGTGGCTAAGCCCTCTGAAGATACCGCTGCGATGGCTGATGTCAGAGTGCTCTATTCTGCCAATGAATTAATGGACTACCTACGCAAAACGCTTGGCAAGAAAAACACATATTATCCTGACCGGGACATCGCCAGGATCAGTGTTCAGCAATATATCCCGGCCACCAGCAGAGAATTCTTTATTGATTTTCTGACCATAGATGGCAGGCACTGCCTGGTTGGAGCCGGAGAGTATCTCTATGATGAAAACAGAACCCTTAAAGGGATTGAAATCTATGACGCTGACAGCCCGGCCCTGCCTGACAACGTCATCCGCTACGTGTCCGATATCCTTAACGCTTCGGGTATGCTTAACGGGTTCACCCATAATGAAGTTTTTCTGACCAAAGAAAACGCCGTTCTGCTTGTTGAAAGTAATCCACGCCATTGCGGCCAGCCCAGTTCAACGCTTTACAAAGTGATCTATGGCAGACACCGCATGGATTTGTTGCTGGATGCCATCGAGGGAGTCTCCCCGTCCGAAAAAGAAGGGATTGTCAGAAAAGGGCCTTTGGCCCGTGCACTGCATCTTTATAATTTTTCGACTGAACGGCCCGACACAATAAATTCCGACGGGATAGTGTCAGAGATGAGAATTCTCTCATTTAAGGGTAGGGAACGAGATAGACTTCCTGCTGATTTCTATCGCACCCCAGACAGAATCAATCAGATTTCAGCCATTGTGATGCTGGTCAACCCCTCGGACACACAATTACTCATCGACAGCAACACACTCCGGGACAGGGAAACCGCTGGCACGCTGTTTATTCGCTCACGCCAATCCACATGCCAGGGATGCTGCGCTGACTGTCAGACTCGAAACCGGTAA
- a CDS encoding ATP-grasp domain-containing protein: MLNKSKVVRPVIVIVDAVSSGALLTEEMAPDFDLVHVESDASVHALSHPRFHKHLFKTLYRWEDRQEKTLLHEIARHSPLAIIPGNESAVMLADKLAWHIEPDGNNPDTTSLRRDKYLMNEAVGRAGLKVTPQTFSHDPEVLKKWFRQLGKPKVVVKPLDSAGSDDVYICTNEKQIETAVLAITGKQNSMHNHNHNALIQQFIDGTEYVVNTVSLNGIHKVTDVWRVSKRLTDGRNLYDYDDLCNPVDAEVHQCIAYTLRVLDATGIVKGAGHTELILTSEGPVLLEVAARASGAANPKAIRHATGSDQLELMKYAYTCPETFHQVVALYHLELPLRCVHAIASKAEPFSHAALLAFLEKLPGFVSVIMKAADGGLLRPTTDVSSCPAAFFLTGQTDQEIALTYFQYRQWEAEHL; encoded by the coding sequence ATGTTGAATAAATCTAAAGTTGTCAGACCTGTTATCGTCATTGTTGATGCCGTTTCTTCTGGTGCATTGCTCACTGAAGAGATGGCTCCAGATTTTGATCTGGTTCATGTTGAATCAGATGCTTCCGTACATGCATTATCTCACCCCCGATTCCATAAGCATTTATTTAAGACACTTTATCGCTGGGAAGACCGTCAGGAAAAAACACTTCTGCATGAAATCGCCCGTCATAGTCCCCTGGCGATTATTCCTGGTAATGAGTCAGCCGTGATGCTGGCTGACAAACTGGCATGGCATATTGAACCCGATGGAAATAATCCTGACACTACCTCGCTTCGCAGAGACAAATATCTGATGAATGAGGCGGTAGGTCGTGCCGGTCTGAAGGTCACACCTCAAACTTTCAGTCATGATCCTGAAGTACTTAAAAAATGGTTCAGACAGTTGGGTAAACCAAAAGTTGTGGTGAAACCACTCGACAGTGCGGGATCTGATGACGTGTATATCTGTACGAATGAAAAGCAAATTGAAACGGCTGTGTTAGCTATCACAGGCAAACAAAATAGTATGCACAATCACAACCATAATGCTCTTATCCAGCAGTTTATTGACGGTACTGAATATGTCGTCAATACCGTGAGCCTAAATGGTATACATAAAGTCACTGATGTATGGCGGGTTTCAAAACGACTGACTGATGGAAGGAATCTGTATGACTACGATGACCTGTGCAACCCAGTAGATGCAGAAGTTCATCAGTGTATTGCTTATACCCTACGGGTGCTTGACGCAACCGGGATAGTAAAAGGTGCCGGTCATACAGAACTGATATTGACCTCTGAAGGTCCCGTGCTGCTCGAGGTGGCTGCCAGAGCTTCTGGTGCTGCCAATCCCAAAGCCATCCGCCATGCTACGGGTAGTGATCAGCTGGAGCTGATGAAATATGCCTATACCTGCCCTGAGACCTTCCATCAGGTGGTTGCTCTATACCATCTCGAACTTCCCCTGCGTTGTGTTCATGCTATTGCTTCCAAAGCTGAACCCTTTTCCCATGCTGCACTTCTGGCGTTTCTTGAAAAGTTGCCCGGTTTTGTCAGCGTCATCATGAAAGCGGCTGATGGCGGATTGCTCAGACCAACAACGGATGTTTCTTCCTGTCCTGCTGCTTTTTTTCTGACGGGGCAGACGGATCAGGAAATCGCTCTCACCTATTTTCAGTATCGCCAGTGGGAAGCTGAGCATCTCTGA
- a CDS encoding SGNH/GDSL hydrolase family protein codes for MKFKKLSHQEAVNRCYELTPQLREYDEFMYLGVRWVPYTMFFHHQNYTSDVINTDSMGFRLSYSPFGWASTADFPKDMPVNIVIGGSTAMGTGTTSDANTVSSTLSRLTGEVWLNFGGRGYNAIQEAIIFMLNQHRFSRINNIIILSGLNTLTLEGLPDDYSSEYGKYYYSYEFTHYMSRYNEDLKKRANSYASWNDTATKNLFPRLTEKFYNWLDEDIENPAENVINDTHMNLAERIHRAARTTVDSAAQINQLARRNRAKVHYILQPLSRWSKNEFHETEEEMFHAIDACANNFWRLFEKLTTPDLHESYSSKIRAGCLDEDIGYFDMNLLMKDSPVLHENVYIDHLHFNDSGYEEMARIIHEKII; via the coding sequence ATGAAATTTAAAAAACTGTCGCATCAGGAAGCGGTAAATCGTTGCTATGAACTTACACCACAATTACGTGAATATGATGAGTTCATGTATTTAGGTGTCAGGTGGGTGCCATATACCATGTTTTTCCATCATCAAAATTACACATCAGATGTTATTAATACCGATAGCATGGGGTTTCGCCTGAGCTATTCACCTTTTGGCTGGGCATCAACGGCAGACTTCCCGAAAGACATGCCAGTCAATATTGTGATCGGTGGTTCGACGGCAATGGGAACAGGAACAACATCTGATGCAAACACTGTGTCCTCTACCCTTTCCCGGCTCACAGGTGAGGTCTGGTTGAATTTTGGTGGTCGCGGATACAATGCCATCCAGGAAGCCATTATTTTTATGTTAAACCAACACCGGTTCTCCAGAATTAACAACATCATCATTCTCAGCGGGCTAAATACCTTAACACTAGAAGGATTACCAGACGATTATTCGAGTGAGTACGGTAAATATTATTATTCATACGAATTCACCCATTATATGAGTCGATACAATGAGGACTTAAAGAAGCGCGCAAACTCCTATGCGTCATGGAATGACACCGCAACCAAAAACCTTTTTCCCCGACTGACAGAGAAGTTCTACAACTGGCTGGATGAAGATATTGAAAATCCAGCAGAGAACGTCATTAATGACACCCATATGAACCTCGCGGAGCGTATTCATCGTGCAGCCCGGACAACCGTGGACTCTGCTGCTCAGATTAATCAATTGGCACGCCGTAATCGCGCCAAAGTGCATTACATTCTACAGCCTCTGTCACGATGGAGTAAGAACGAGTTTCATGAGACAGAAGAAGAAATGTTCCATGCCATTGATGCTTGTGCGAACAACTTCTGGCGGTTATTTGAAAAACTCACTACACCCGATTTACATGAGTCCTATTCTTCAAAGATACGAGCAGGATGTCTTGATGAAGATATAGGCTATTTTGACATGAACCTTCTGATGAAAGATTCCCCTGTCCTACACGAAAATGTTTATATCGATCATCTTCACTTTAATGATTCTGGTTACGAAGAGATGGCAAGGATTATCCATGAAAAAATTATCTGA
- a CDS encoding carbamoyltransferase, translated as MKTYILGLSCFFHDSAAALLCDGEIVAAAQEERFTRIKQDCSFPENAVKFCLQMAGITLAQVSEIFYYENPEKKFNRIMSTATTSGWSGVKSLFLHVPGWLTDKIHVRKKLRKALSFCGTSVPEITYIDHHRSHAASAFFPSPYEKALVICIDGVGEWDTTTVWEGDGNRLTKHWEIRFPHSLGLLYSAFTFYCGFKVDSGEYKLMGLAPYGSPVYVDLIKKHLIQVNPDGSFEMDMSFFDYATGDQMTSNKFHELFGGPPRMAESELTEREFNLAASVQSVLEEVVLLMARNWQTKTGATNLCLAGGVALNCVANGKLAESGIFKNIWVQPASGDSGGSLGAALSGWYEHGNAVRMPEPEDSMKGSYLGSDYTRDELLAFLTERGAVFTELPDEKLCAEVARILANGNVTGWFQGRMEFGPRSLGARSILGDARNRQMQTVMNLKIKNRESFRPFAPAVLEEYAQEWFRAKAQSPYMLFVCPVAEAKRIPTQPDTPRATGLERLNQVRSQIPAVTHVDNSARLQTVNGRYNPLFFRLLSAFHARTGCPVLVNTSFNVRGEPIVESPENAWVCFMRTSMDYLVLGNFVLRKQDQPAWEEQTDWKEHYPLD; from the coding sequence ATGAAAACTTACATTCTTGGTCTGTCATGTTTTTTCCATGACAGTGCTGCTGCATTGCTCTGCGATGGAGAAATTGTCGCCGCAGCTCAGGAGGAGCGATTCACTCGTATCAAACAGGATTGTTCATTTCCTGAGAATGCGGTGAAGTTTTGTCTGCAAATGGCGGGAATAACGCTTGCCCAGGTATCGGAGATTTTTTATTACGAGAACCCCGAAAAAAAGTTTAACCGCATTATGTCCACAGCAACCACGTCGGGGTGGTCAGGTGTTAAGTCGCTTTTTCTTCACGTACCAGGCTGGCTGACCGACAAAATTCATGTCCGCAAAAAATTAAGAAAGGCACTGAGCTTCTGCGGCACTTCTGTCCCAGAAATCACCTATATCGATCATCATCGCTCCCATGCAGCATCAGCATTCTTTCCAAGCCCTTATGAAAAAGCCTTAGTAATCTGTATTGATGGCGTTGGCGAGTGGGACACGACAACGGTCTGGGAAGGTGACGGTAACAGGCTCACAAAACATTGGGAAATTCGTTTTCCCCACTCCCTTGGTCTGCTGTATTCGGCATTCACCTTCTACTGTGGATTCAAAGTGGATTCTGGTGAATACAAACTGATGGGACTTGCTCCCTATGGAAGCCCGGTTTATGTCGATCTGATTAAAAAACATCTTATTCAGGTTAACCCGGACGGCAGTTTCGAGATGGATATGTCTTTTTTTGACTATGCTACCGGCGATCAGATGACATCAAACAAGTTTCATGAATTGTTTGGTGGCCCGCCACGTATGGCTGAGAGTGAACTCACTGAGCGCGAGTTTAATCTGGCCGCCTCGGTGCAATCCGTACTTGAAGAAGTGGTGTTACTCATGGCGCGGAACTGGCAGACAAAAACCGGGGCAACCAATCTTTGTCTGGCCGGGGGTGTTGCGCTTAACTGCGTGGCCAATGGCAAGCTGGCAGAATCGGGGATATTCAAAAATATCTGGGTACAACCTGCCTCCGGCGACAGCGGTGGTTCCTTGGGCGCAGCCCTGTCGGGTTGGTATGAACACGGCAATGCCGTGCGCATGCCTGAGCCAGAAGACAGCATGAAGGGAAGCTACCTTGGAAGCGATTATACACGTGATGAGCTCCTGGCATTTCTCACTGAACGGGGCGCAGTCTTTACCGAATTGCCAGATGAGAAACTTTGCGCCGAAGTTGCCCGTATTCTTGCCAATGGCAATGTGACGGGCTGGTTTCAGGGGCGGATGGAATTCGGTCCAAGATCGTTAGGCGCACGTTCGATCCTCGGTGATGCGCGTAATCGGCAAATGCAGACAGTGATGAACCTCAAAATTAAAAACAGGGAGTCGTTTCGTCCATTTGCGCCAGCGGTGCTGGAAGAATACGCGCAGGAATGGTTCCGCGCCAAGGCACAAAGTCCGTACATGCTATTCGTCTGCCCGGTAGCGGAAGCAAAACGTATTCCTACACAGCCCGACACTCCACGAGCAACGGGCCTGGAGCGGCTGAACCAGGTCCGTTCCCAGATCCCCGCGGTCACTCATGTGGATAATTCGGCGCGTCTGCAAACGGTCAATGGCCGATATAACCCTCTTTTTTTCAGACTCCTGAGTGCGTTCCATGCACGTACCGGCTGCCCGGTGCTGGTTAATACCTCATTCAATGTTCGGGGAGAGCCGATAGTGGAATCGCCGGAGAATGCTTGGGTCTGTTTTATGCGCACCTCAATGGACTATCTCGTATTAGGTAACTTTGTTTTGCGCAAACAGGACCAACCAGCGTGGGAAGAACAAACAGACTGGAAGGAACATTATCCGCTGGACTAA
- a CDS encoding phytanoyl-CoA dioxygenase family protein, with protein sequence MDAKEMELYAQHGFNIIESLYTRHEVRVMEDETQKLMQQIIVGTVLEEDGKTIRSINGPDLHSTFFQNLACDERLLKRAEALLGGPVYVHQYKINTKQAFQGQNWEWHSDYWFWKKEDGMPKPEALTAVIFLDEINDFNGPMLLVPGTQHDELIDEIHAKPYGELDGGENWAITTAQKLKYRLSENYLRRKIEHKGMVAAKGRPGDVLFFHCNLLHCSSANASPWDRKAVFISYNRVSNPLNDVSSPRPAFMASRQFTPLSARLAF encoded by the coding sequence ATGGATGCAAAGGAAATGGAATTGTATGCTCAACATGGATTTAACATCATCGAATCACTGTACACTCGTCATGAAGTCCGGGTCATGGAAGATGAAACCCAAAAGTTGATGCAGCAGATCATCGTGGGAACGGTTCTGGAGGAAGACGGTAAAACAATAAGAAGTATTAATGGACCAGACCTGCACAGCACGTTTTTTCAAAACCTGGCCTGTGATGAACGTCTGCTTAAGCGTGCAGAAGCCCTACTGGGCGGCCCCGTCTACGTACATCAATATAAGATAAATACCAAACAGGCGTTCCAGGGGCAAAACTGGGAATGGCATTCGGATTACTGGTTTTGGAAAAAAGAAGACGGCATGCCAAAACCGGAGGCGTTAACGGCTGTTATTTTCCTGGACGAGATCAATGATTTTAACGGCCCTATGTTACTGGTGCCCGGCACTCAACATGATGAACTCATCGATGAGATCCATGCAAAACCCTACGGAGAGCTTGATGGCGGTGAAAATTGGGCGATTACCACCGCACAAAAACTTAAATACCGTCTTTCCGAAAATTACCTGCGCCGCAAAATCGAACATAAGGGAATGGTTGCAGCCAAAGGCCGTCCCGGTGATGTCCTTTTCTTCCATTGCAACCTCCTACACTGCTCCAGCGCAAACGCCTCCCCCTGGGACAGAAAAGCCGTTTTCATTTCTTATAACCGGGTCAGTAATCCATTAAACGACGTTTCTTCACCGCGCCCCGCGTTTATGGCATCCCGTCAATTCACACCTCTGAGTGCCAGACTCGCTTTCTGA
- a CDS encoding MFS transporter: MSIIPEISLRAEERRLAWRLLSGTFAYTFGNGIAVIAAALIMSQTTGDPGSIGVLFIMVSLPQALLSFVAGRMADHYSPQRICLVANLISASGGGGLLLLAVFGELTPYPLYFFSFLLSACTAMIFPATNALIRHCVREEQLPRFSSRFEIAIQAGSLISVAIGGAAMDHFSPASVFLVSAIAYFISGLLIGSLRYRSPTSAETDADVQQVLNHYRPAGALLLYATGNVIITVTNTLMVILVVQYFSASATSLGIADALAGVGVIVSSLLYTRIHKQFPLVVIIAGGYLLCAICIFLQPRFGLSHYFVLFPLGTLFYGFARIGCRQLIYSVCRREATGRFFGYANAAGLALSVPATLAVSWLVRHHDVMMGYTATGLFIISGMVVALYILLFKRRC, encoded by the coding sequence ATGTCAATAATTCCAGAAATATCTCTTCGGGCAGAAGAACGACGTCTTGCCTGGCGTCTGTTATCCGGCACGTTCGCCTACACTTTCGGCAATGGCATCGCCGTTATCGCTGCCGCGCTCATTATGAGCCAAACCACAGGTGATCCGGGCAGTATCGGGGTGTTGTTCATCATGGTGTCTTTACCACAGGCACTGCTGTCATTTGTTGCTGGCAGAATGGCAGACCACTATTCACCACAGAGAATTTGTCTGGTTGCCAATCTGATTAGCGCCAGTGGTGGCGGTGGGCTGCTGCTGCTGGCGGTGTTTGGAGAGTTGACCCCTTACCCGCTCTATTTTTTCTCGTTTTTACTTTCCGCCTGTACCGCGATGATTTTTCCGGCAACCAATGCCCTTATCAGGCATTGTGTCAGAGAAGAACAACTCCCCCGCTTTAGTTCGCGTTTCGAAATTGCTATCCAGGCGGGTTCATTGATTTCAGTTGCCATCGGTGGGGCAGCGATGGACCACTTTTCACCGGCCAGTGTTTTTCTCGTCAGTGCGATAGCCTATTTTATCAGTGGCTTGCTTATCGGCTCACTTCGCTACCGATCTCCGACATCCGCGGAAACCGATGCGGATGTTCAACAGGTCTTGAACCATTACCGGCCCGCAGGAGCATTACTTTTGTATGCGACAGGCAATGTCATTATTACCGTCACCAATACCCTGATGGTCATTCTGGTGGTGCAGTATTTTTCGGCCAGCGCAACGTCTCTGGGTATCGCGGATGCGCTGGCCGGGGTTGGTGTGATTGTTTCATCGTTGCTTTACACCCGCATTCACAAACAGTTCCCTTTGGTTGTCATCATTGCTGGCGGATACCTGCTGTGCGCAATCTGCATTTTTTTGCAGCCGCGCTTCGGTCTGTCTCATTATTTTGTCCTGTTCCCTTTGGGAACCCTTTTTTATGGCTTTGCGCGAATTGGCTGCCGTCAGCTTATCTACAGTGTTTGTCGCAGGGAGGCGACCGGACGTTTTTTCGGTTATGCAAATGCCGCTGGTCTGGCGCTTTCTGTTCCTGCCACGCTTGCGGTCAGTTGGCTGGTCAGGCATCACGATGTGATGATGGGATATACGGCAACCGGACTTTTCATCATCAGCGGTATGGTCGTTGCACTTTATATTCTGCTGTTCAAAAGGCGGTGCTAA
- a CDS encoding YdgH/BhsA/McbA-like domain containing protein, giving the protein MKSIKTFVAVAALSLISFGSFAQSITASASTLDGAEAKIAAQAAQQGAQYKITEANTNNRVHMTAELYK; this is encoded by the coding sequence ATGAAATCTATCAAAACTTTCGTTGCAGTTGCGGCTCTGTCACTGATTTCTTTCGGCAGCTTTGCACAGAGCATTACTGCTTCCGCTTCCACCCTGGATGGCGCAGAAGCGAAAATCGCTGCACAGGCCGCACAGCAGGGTGCACAGTACAAAATTACCGAAGCGAACACCAATAACCGTGTTCACATGACCGCAGAACTGTATAAATAA
- a CDS encoding dihydrodipicolinate synthase family protein: MKSAIFSGVIPALMTPCNAERQPDFDGLVRKAQQLLASGMSAVVYCGSMGDWPLLTDAQRMQGVERLVQAGVPVIVGTGAVNTASAVAHARHAQQVGAKGLMVIPRVLSRGSVIAAQKDHFKAILAAAPDLPAVIYNSPYYGFATRADLFFALRAEHPNLVGFKEFGGPDDLRYAAEHITSRDDDVTLMVGVDTAVVHGFVNCGATGAITGIGNVLPKEVIHLCNLSRTAATGHAEARQRAQELEQALAILSSFDAGPDLVLFFKYMMVLQGDKEYALHFNSSDELSASQRGYVEHQLKLFKTWYADWSQLPGVVQETKA; the protein is encoded by the coding sequence ATGAAGTCAGCGATATTTTCCGGTGTAATTCCTGCATTAATGACGCCCTGCAACGCAGAACGTCAGCCGGATTTTGATGGGCTGGTGCGTAAAGCGCAGCAATTATTGGCCAGCGGTATGTCGGCGGTGGTGTATTGCGGATCGATGGGTGACTGGCCGCTGCTGACCGATGCGCAGCGTATGCAAGGCGTTGAACGTCTGGTGCAAGCGGGCGTACCGGTCATTGTTGGTACCGGTGCCGTGAATACCGCTTCTGCCGTGGCCCATGCCCGTCATGCCCAGCAGGTAGGCGCTAAAGGGTTGATGGTTATTCCGCGTGTGCTGTCTCGGGGTTCGGTGATTGCGGCGCAGAAAGATCACTTCAAAGCCATCCTGGCAGCGGCACCGGATTTACCGGCAGTGATCTACAACAGCCCGTATTACGGCTTTGCCACCCGCGCCGATTTGTTTTTCGCCCTGCGCGCAGAGCATCCCAATTTGGTCGGTTTTAAGGAATTTGGTGGCCCGGATGACCTGCGCTATGCCGCCGAACACATCACCAGCCGCGATGATGATGTCACGCTGATGGTAGGCGTTGATACCGCCGTGGTACACGGTTTTGTCAACTGCGGTGCTACCGGGGCAATTACCGGTATTGGTAATGTGCTGCCGAAAGAGGTCATCCATCTGTGCAACCTGTCGCGCACTGCGGCAACCGGCCACGCTGAAGCCCGCCAGCGTGCCCAGGAGCTGGAGCAAGCGTTGGCGATTCTGTCATCTTTTGATGCCGGACCGGATCTGGTGTTGTTCTTCAAGTACATGATGGTATTGCAGGGTGATAAGGAGTACGCGCTGCACTTCAACAGCAGTGACGAACTGAGCGCCAGCCAACGTGGTTACGTGGAACACCAGTTGAAGCTGTTTAAAACCTGGTACGCCGACTGGAGCCAGTTACCTGGCGTGGTTCAGGAAACCAAAGCCTGA
- a CDS encoding dihydrodipicolinate synthase family protein → MILKGVLSAIVTPFTADGEKIDEAALRKLVEQGIADGVDGFVPAGGTGEFSVLSHDERLRLVEIVVDQTAGRASVLAHTGATSTREAVAFSKHAQEVGASAVMLATPYYEPIGFNEAFAYYAGVAEATDLPICAYNFPPATGLHLDVDFLLKLTREIPQVKYVKDSSANIMQMSTLINEHANEIHFLNGEDVLMLPALMLKAPGMVMGIANFMAPALAKLHQASQSGDDQTVVTIWRQIYPLICLLGSGRYNSGVKAACELLGLSVGPVRAPIPQYSSEQKAVLKNVLAEIDPALLTGAAR, encoded by the coding sequence ATGATCCTTAAGGGTGTACTTTCTGCCATCGTTACGCCTTTCACCGCCGACGGTGAAAAAATCGATGAAGCTGCACTGCGGAAGCTGGTTGAGCAGGGTATTGCAGATGGCGTCGACGGTTTCGTTCCCGCAGGCGGCACCGGTGAATTCTCGGTACTGTCCCACGACGAACGTTTGCGTCTGGTGGAAATTGTCGTGGACCAGACTGCTGGTCGTGCCTCGGTGCTGGCGCATACCGGTGCTACCTCCACACGTGAAGCTGTTGCGTTTTCCAAACACGCCCAGGAGGTGGGAGCCAGCGCGGTTATGCTCGCCACCCCTTATTATGAGCCAATCGGCTTTAATGAAGCCTTCGCCTATTACGCGGGCGTCGCCGAAGCCACCGACCTGCCGATTTGTGCTTATAACTTCCCACCGGCCACCGGACTACATCTGGACGTCGATTTTTTATTAAAACTGACGCGTGAAATTCCGCAGGTGAAATATGTCAAAGACTCATCGGCCAATATTATGCAGATGAGTACCTTAATAAATGAGCATGCCAATGAGATCCATTTTCTTAATGGCGAAGATGTTTTAATGCTGCCGGCATTAATGTTGAAAGCACCAGGCATGGTGATGGGCATTGCCAACTTTATGGCACCGGCGCTGGCAAAACTGCATCAGGCGAGTCAAAGCGGCGATGATCAAACGGTGGTGACAATCTGGCGACAGATTTATCCGCTGATTTGCCTGCTGGGTTCAGGCCGCTACAACAGTGGCGTAAAAGCCGCCTGTGAACTGCTGGGACTGTCTGTCGGGCCAGTGCGCGCACCGATTCCGCAATACAGCAGCGAACAGAAAGCCGTGTTGAAAAATGTCCTGGCAGAGATCGATCCGGCATTATTGACCGGCGCGGCACGCTAA